A genomic stretch from Actinomycetota bacterium includes:
- the murG gene encoding undecaprenyldiphospho-muramoylpentapeptide beta-N-acetylglucosaminyltransferase produces the protein MNKKIIICGGGTAGHIYPAIAIIEQISEQYKNIDICYIGTEKGMEARLIPPLGIKFITIKSSGLLQKSGIIRKIKSYIIFIINIISGLTCSLNIIRRSRPDVILGMGGYVCAPVFLACLLLRKEFYIHEQNYIPGRLNLIFARFAQKIFLSFKETEEYFRKKTKRTVFTGNPVRKIIREFRSGDKNYRKYGLKPGVFTITAFGGSLGADRINKSFIGLSDIMKDNKNLQFILISGKRFYSEISESSNGMVAGEDKNLRIIPYEDRMQDIYNISDLIISRSGANTVAEIAVCRIPAILIPFPNAINNHQYYNAKFLADNKKAIILEDSETNEYILEKILKDMISDNFRLYNGLKNKKGENIFSESHKIITDILIGDLFD, from the coding sequence ATGAATAAAAAAATAATCATATGCGGAGGAGGAACTGCAGGGCATATCTATCCTGCAATTGCGATAATCGAGCAGATATCCGAGCAATATAAAAATATAGATATATGTTACATAGGCACTGAAAAAGGGATGGAGGCCAGACTTATACCACCTCTTGGGATTAAATTTATTACCATAAAATCATCCGGTCTTTTACAGAAATCAGGAATTATAAGAAAAATCAAAAGCTATATCATTTTTATTATAAATATAATCTCAGGACTGACCTGTTCCTTAAATATAATCAGACGATCCAGGCCTGACGTCATTCTGGGTATGGGTGGTTATGTATGCGCACCAGTGTTTCTGGCCTGCCTCTTATTAAGAAAAGAATTCTACATTCATGAACAGAACTATATTCCCGGAAGATTAAATCTGATCTTTGCCCGTTTTGCTCAAAAAATATTCCTGAGTTTCAAAGAAACAGAAGAATATTTCAGAAAAAAAACCAAAAGAACAGTTTTCACCGGTAATCCGGTAAGAAAAATAATCCGTGAATTCAGATCGGGCGATAAAAACTACCGGAAATATGGCCTGAAGCCAGGTGTTTTTACAATAACAGCATTTGGAGGAAGTCTTGGAGCGGACAGGATAAACAAGTCTTTTATTGGTTTGTCGGATATTATGAAAGACAATAAAAATCTGCAGTTTATTCTTATTTCAGGTAAAAGATTTTATTCAGAAATCAGCGAAAGCAGTAATGGCATGGTTGCGGGCGAAGATAAAAATCTGAGAATAATTCCTTATGAAGACAGGATGCAGGATATCTATAATATTTCAGATCTGATAATATCAAGGTCAGGGGCGAATACCGTTGCAGAAATTGCAGTATGCCGGATTCCTGCCATTCTGATCCCTTTTCCGAATGCAATAAACAATCACCAGTACTATAATGCAAAATTCCTGGCAGATAATAAAAAAGCTATCATACTTGAAGATTCGGAGACAAATGAATATATTCTTGAAAAAATATTAAAAGATATGATTTCTGACAACTTTAGGTTATATAATGGATTAAAAAATAAAAAAGGTGAAAATATTTTTTCAGAAAGTCATAAAATAATTACTGATATTTTGATCGGAGATTTATTTGATTAG